A region of Mycobacteriales bacterium DNA encodes the following proteins:
- a CDS encoding 2-oxoacid:ferredoxin oxidoreductase subunit beta: MSIPSQPNGRRGLELIPVASEKASKKEYTSDQEVRWCPGCGDYAILAAVQSFLPELGLKRENIVCISGIGCAARFPYYLNTYGMHSIHGRAPAIATGLATSRPDLSVWVVGGDGDFMSIGGNHLIHALRRNVNLKLLMFNNRIYGLTKGQYSPTSEVGKVTKSTPAGSIDTPFNPVSLALGAEATFVARTIDSDRKHLTSVLRAATEHRGAAFVEILQNCNIFNDGAYDVLKDPDTRDTAVLRLEDGQPVRFGVEADKGVRLTGRGGLEVVDVADAGEDSILVHHVDHDEPALAFMLSRLGNVNGGVTPVGVFRSVDRPTYDDEVRSQVDVAREARGPGDLAALLASGDTWRIG; the protein is encoded by the coding sequence ATGAGCATCCCGAGCCAGCCGAACGGACGCCGCGGACTCGAGCTGATCCCGGTCGCCAGCGAGAAGGCCTCCAAGAAGGAGTACACCTCCGACCAGGAGGTGCGCTGGTGCCCGGGCTGCGGCGACTACGCGATCCTCGCCGCGGTGCAGTCCTTCCTGCCCGAGCTCGGCCTGAAGCGCGAGAACATCGTCTGCATCTCCGGGATCGGGTGCGCGGCGCGCTTCCCGTACTACCTCAACACCTATGGGATGCACTCGATCCACGGCCGCGCGCCGGCGATCGCGACCGGACTCGCCACCTCGCGCCCCGATCTCTCGGTGTGGGTCGTCGGCGGTGACGGCGACTTCATGTCGATCGGCGGCAACCACCTGATCCATGCGCTGCGCCGCAACGTCAATCTGAAGCTGTTGATGTTCAACAACCGGATCTACGGCCTGACCAAGGGTCAGTACTCGCCGACGTCCGAAGTCGGCAAGGTCACGAAGTCGACGCCGGCCGGCTCGATCGACACGCCCTTCAACCCGGTCTCGCTGGCCCTCGGGGCGGAAGCCACGTTCGTCGCTCGCACGATCGACTCGGACCGCAAGCACCTCACGTCGGTGCTGCGGGCCGCGACCGAGCACCGTGGTGCGGCGTTCGTCGAGATCCTCCAGAACTGCAACATCTTCAACGACGGCGCGTACGACGTACTCAAGGACCCCGACACCCGTGACACCGCTGTTCTGCGGCTCGAGGACGGCCAGCCGGTGCGGTTCGGCGTCGAGGCGGACAAGGGCGTCCGGCTCACCGGCCGGGGTGGCCTCGAGGTCGTCGACGTCGCCGACGCGGGCGAGGACTCGATCCTCGTTCACCACGTCGACCACGACGAGCCGGCGCTCGCGTTCATGCTCTCGAGGCTGGGCAACGTCAACGGCGGCGTGACGCCGGTCGGTGTCTTCCGCTCGGTCGATCGCCCGACGTACGACGACGAGGTCCGCAGTCAGGTCGACGTCGCACGCGAGGCTCGCGGCCCAGGTGACCTGGCGGCGCTGCTCGCGAGCGGCGACACCTGGCGGATCGGCTGA
- a CDS encoding MFS transporter yields AERHSTEADGSRSLVPARLDRLDWSRFHTRLVIALGVAWILDGLEITIASNVTNIISQKSALGLGSGSVAFSVGTIYLLGEVAGALFFGRMSDKWGRKNLFMITLGVYLAGGALTACTAGHGQGWVYWLDGTRFIAGMGIGGEYAAINSAIDELIPAKYRGRVDIAVNGTYWGGALIASVLTVAVVNNISPHYSWRFAFLLGPVLGFVILFVRKNLPESPRWLLMHGRADEAEAAVKAIEDEAGKSTELAPVDESKAIDISPANNIGFFALARTLFKEYPPRAILGAVLMITQSFLYNSIFFTYALVLTKIYGVDSGHTPYYFMLFAAGNLCGPLLIGRFFDSIGRRKMIAGTYLISATLLLISAVLFKAGVLDAVTQTIWWCVIFFFASAGASAAYLTVSEVFPVEVRAKAIAVFFSIAQCFGAFGPWLYGHLIGNGTDHTRLFWGYLLGAVVMAIGGIVEIVLGVDSEGRSLEDIAPPLSLSRTGSASLKSRGTIRLPAD; encoded by the coding sequence CTGCTGAGCGGCATTCCACCGAAGCCGACGGCTCACGGAGCCTCGTTCCGGCCCGGCTCGACCGGCTCGACTGGTCCCGCTTCCACACCCGTCTGGTCATCGCGCTCGGCGTCGCCTGGATCCTCGACGGCCTCGAGATCACGATCGCGAGCAACGTCACCAACATCATCAGCCAGAAGTCCGCGCTCGGGCTGGGCTCCGGATCGGTCGCGTTCTCGGTCGGAACGATCTACCTGCTCGGTGAGGTGGCCGGCGCACTGTTTTTCGGCCGGATGTCCGACAAGTGGGGACGCAAGAACCTGTTCATGATCACCCTCGGCGTGTATCTCGCCGGCGGCGCGCTGACCGCGTGCACCGCGGGTCACGGTCAGGGGTGGGTCTACTGGCTCGACGGCACCCGGTTCATCGCCGGCATGGGTATCGGCGGTGAGTACGCCGCGATCAACTCGGCAATCGACGAGCTCATCCCGGCGAAGTACCGCGGCCGGGTCGATATCGCGGTCAACGGCACCTACTGGGGTGGCGCGCTGATCGCGTCCGTCCTCACCGTCGCGGTCGTCAACAACATCTCGCCGCACTACTCGTGGCGGTTCGCCTTCCTACTCGGCCCGGTGCTCGGCTTCGTCATCCTCTTCGTCCGGAAGAACCTGCCGGAAAGCCCGCGCTGGCTGCTGATGCACGGCCGGGCGGACGAGGCCGAGGCTGCGGTCAAGGCGATCGAGGACGAGGCGGGGAAGTCCACCGAGTTGGCCCCGGTGGACGAGTCCAAGGCGATCGACATCAGCCCGGCCAACAACATCGGGTTCTTCGCCCTGGCTCGCACGCTGTTCAAGGAGTACCCGCCGCGGGCGATCCTCGGCGCCGTGCTGATGATCACCCAGTCGTTCCTCTACAACTCGATCTTCTTCACCTACGCGCTGGTGCTCACGAAGATCTACGGCGTCGACTCCGGACACACGCCGTACTACTTCATGCTCTTCGCCGCGGGGAACCTGTGCGGGCCGCTGTTGATCGGCCGGTTCTTCGACAGCATCGGGCGACGGAAGATGATCGCCGGCACCTACCTGATCTCGGCGACGCTACTGCTGATCTCGGCGGTGCTGTTCAAGGCCGGCGTGCTCGACGCGGTGACCCAGACGATCTGGTGGTGCGTGATCTTCTTCTTCGCCTCCGCCGGCGCCTCCGCGGCGTACCTCACGGTGTCCGAGGTGTTCCCGGTTGAGGTACGGGCGAAGGCGATCGCCGTGTTCTTCTCGATCGCGCAGTGCTTCGGCGCGTTCGGCCCGTGGCTCTACGGGCACCTGATCGGCAACGGCACCGACCACACCCGGCTGTTCTGGGGCTACCTGCTCGGTGCCGTGGTCATGGCGATCGGTGGCATCGTCGAGATCGTTCTCGGCGTCGACTCCGAGGGTCGCTCGCTCGAGGACATCGCGCCGCCGCTGTCGCTCTCGCGCACCGGGTCCGCCTCGCTGAAGTCGCGCGGAACGATCAGGCTGCCAGCCGACTGA